In Papaver somniferum cultivar HN1 chromosome 1, ASM357369v1, whole genome shotgun sequence, a genomic segment contains:
- the LOC113340155 gene encoding uncharacterized protein LOC113340155 isoform X1: MENHFATNEEADLLLGEYTEARIINKPEAPVMGTNYNYRYTPFQFFQITIYNDGSHKRNTHTGRMFTVWLHRVVGDDTFMSDQQSISVARRVTSTEPEIEAVLVEEKRIRTASSLKEARIVVDIKEPEKAREKLVDGGTSISKKHARTSLSEIEAILAKTQPCKLPLFTEPQQFYANQGVLVRLRRWLWILLGRWCQVFQI, encoded by the exons ATGGAAAATCACTTTGCCACAA ACGAAGAAGCAGATCTTCTACTAGGTGAATACACGGAGGCGAGAATCATCAACAAACCGGAGGCACCAGTTATGGGCACCAATTACAATTACAGGTATACCCCATTTCAGTTTTTCCAGATTACAATTTATAATGATGGATCTCATAAAAGGAACACACATACTGGACGTATGTTTACGGTATGGCTGCACAGGGTTGTTGGGGATGATACATTTATGTCTGATCAGCAAAGCATTAGTGTGGCCCGCAGAGTTACATCGACGGAGCCAGAGATTGAGGCTGTGTTAGTTGAGGAGAAGCGTATCAGAACTGCAAGTTCCCTAAAAGAAGCCAGGATAGTGGTTGACATCAAAGAGCCAGAGAAGGCTAGGGAAAAGTTGGTTGATGGCGGTACATCAATTTCAAAGAAACATGCTCGTACATCACTTTCAGAAATTGAGGCCATACTAGCTAAGACTCAGCCGTGCAAGCTTCCTCTATTCACGGAGCCCCAGCAATTCTACGCCAACCAAG GGGTATTAGTTCGGCTCCGGCGCTGGCTGTGGATTCTGCTTGGTAGGTGGTGCCAAGTCTTTCAGATATAG
- the LOC113340155 gene encoding uncharacterized protein LOC113340155 isoform X2 yields the protein MGTNYNYRYTPFQFFQITIYNDGSHKRNTHTGRMFTVWLHRVVGDDTFMSDQQSISVARRVTSTEPEIEAVLVEEKRIRTASSLKEARIVVDIKEPEKAREKLVDGGTSISKKHARTSLSEIEAILAKTQPCKLPLFTEPQQFYANQGVLVRLRRWLWILLGRWCQVFQI from the exons ATGGGCACCAATTACAATTACAGGTATACCCCATTTCAGTTTTTCCAGATTACAATTTATAATGATGGATCTCATAAAAGGAACACACATACTGGACGTATGTTTACGGTATGGCTGCACAGGGTTGTTGGGGATGATACATTTATGTCTGATCAGCAAAGCATTAGTGTGGCCCGCAGAGTTACATCGACGGAGCCAGAGATTGAGGCTGTGTTAGTTGAGGAGAAGCGTATCAGAACTGCAAGTTCCCTAAAAGAAGCCAGGATAGTGGTTGACATCAAAGAGCCAGAGAAGGCTAGGGAAAAGTTGGTTGATGGCGGTACATCAATTTCAAAGAAACATGCTCGTACATCACTTTCAGAAATTGAGGCCATACTAGCTAAGACTCAGCCGTGCAAGCTTCCTCTATTCACGGAGCCCCAGCAATTCTACGCCAACCAAG GGGTATTAGTTCGGCTCCGGCGCTGGCTGTGGATTCTGCTTGGTAGGTGGTGCCAAGTCTTTCAGATATAG
- the LOC113340155 gene encoding uncharacterized protein LOC113340155 isoform X4, with protein sequence MENHFATNEEADLLLGEYTEARIINKPEAPVMGTNYNYRVTSTEPEIEAVLVEEKRIRTASSLKEARIVVDIKEPEKAREKLVDGGTSISKKHARTSLSEIEAILAKTQPCKLPLFTEPQQFYANQGVLVRLRRWLWILLGRWCQVFQI encoded by the exons ATGGAAAATCACTTTGCCACAA ACGAAGAAGCAGATCTTCTACTAGGTGAATACACGGAGGCGAGAATCATCAACAAACCGGAGGCACCAGTTATGGGCACCAATTACAATTACAG AGTTACATCGACGGAGCCAGAGATTGAGGCTGTGTTAGTTGAGGAGAAGCGTATCAGAACTGCAAGTTCCCTAAAAGAAGCCAGGATAGTGGTTGACATCAAAGAGCCAGAGAAGGCTAGGGAAAAGTTGGTTGATGGCGGTACATCAATTTCAAAGAAACATGCTCGTACATCACTTTCAGAAATTGAGGCCATACTAGCTAAGACTCAGCCGTGCAAGCTTCCTCTATTCACGGAGCCCCAGCAATTCTACGCCAACCAAG GGGTATTAGTTCGGCTCCGGCGCTGGCTGTGGATTCTGCTTGGTAGGTGGTGCCAAGTCTTTCAGATATAG
- the LOC113340155 gene encoding uncharacterized protein LOC113340155 isoform X3, protein MENHFATNEEADLLLGEYTEARIINKPEAPVMGTNYNYRVVGDDTFMSDQQSISVARRVTSTEPEIEAVLVEEKRIRTASSLKEARIVVDIKEPEKAREKLVDGGTSISKKHARTSLSEIEAILAKTQPCKLPLFTEPQQFYANQGVLVRLRRWLWILLGRWCQVFQI, encoded by the exons ATGGAAAATCACTTTGCCACAA ACGAAGAAGCAGATCTTCTACTAGGTGAATACACGGAGGCGAGAATCATCAACAAACCGGAGGCACCAGTTATGGGCACCAATTACAATTACAG GGTTGTTGGGGATGATACATTTATGTCTGATCAGCAAAGCATTAGTGTGGCCCGCAGAGTTACATCGACGGAGCCAGAGATTGAGGCTGTGTTAGTTGAGGAGAAGCGTATCAGAACTGCAAGTTCCCTAAAAGAAGCCAGGATAGTGGTTGACATCAAAGAGCCAGAGAAGGCTAGGGAAAAGTTGGTTGATGGCGGTACATCAATTTCAAAGAAACATGCTCGTACATCACTTTCAGAAATTGAGGCCATACTAGCTAAGACTCAGCCGTGCAAGCTTCCTCTATTCACGGAGCCCCAGCAATTCTACGCCAACCAAG GGGTATTAGTTCGGCTCCGGCGCTGGCTGTGGATTCTGCTTGGTAGGTGGTGCCAAGTCTTTCAGATATAG